In Oryza sativa Japonica Group chromosome 2, ASM3414082v1, the following are encoded in one genomic region:
- the LOC107280059 gene encoding LOW QUALITY PROTEIN: uncharacterized protein (The sequence of the model RefSeq protein was modified relative to this genomic sequence to represent the inferred CDS: inserted 1 base in 1 codon; substituted 1 base at 1 genomic stop codon), translating into MDNTSGKGGSTHASWTSAMSSFMLKLLANLVAGGTRTSSDFKAVHLNTCARAMNERFNSTLTGEQIKNHLKTWQRKFTKINRLRKVSAAGWDEKIFIITLDDEHYNGYIEVNADADYFNKPLAYYGEMLTIFRSTMATGKYAKDSSSVLGTEDVQTENDEEENDGPATTDDRAEASSASKPKKARTQEIEDDGLIGAFTSVGDKLASANXRSLSXDNKLPDGLFETLKSLPGFEEIHVSVYYAHLVANPHIARAFDGLPFEKKMHWVHLFINEKFPRSM; encoded by the exons ATGGACAACACTAGTGGCAAAGGAGGAAGCACCCATGCTTCATGGACCTCAGCTATGTCATCTTTCATGCTGAAACTCCTTGCTAATCTTGTGGCCGGTGGCACAAGGACCTCATCTGACTTCAAGGCAGTGCATCTCAACACATGTGCTAGGGCTATGAATGAAAGGTTCAACAGTACTCTCACGGGTGAGCAAATTAAGAATCATTTGAAGACATGGCAAAGAAAGTTTACAAAGATAAATAGGCTTAGGAAAGTGAGTGCTGCTGGTTGGGATGAGAAAATTTTCATCATTACTCTTGATGATGAGCACTACAATGGCTATATTGAGGTAAAT GCTGATGCTGATTATTTTAACAAACCTCTTGCGTACTATGGTGAGATGCTTACAATATTTCGTAGCACCATGGCTACAGGAAAGTATGCAAAAGACTCAAGTTCAGTCCTAGGAACAGAAGATGTCCAAACTGAAAATGATGAAGAGGAAAATGATGGCCCTGCCACTACTGATGATCGTGCGGAGGCATCATCTGCAAGCAAGCCAAAGAAAGCTAGAACAcaagaaattgaagatgatgggCTGATTGGTGCATTCACCAGTGTTGGTGACAAGTTAGCTTCTGCTAACTAAAGGTCGCTGA CAGACAATAAACTGCCAGATGGTTTATTTGAAACCTTGAAAAGCCTTCCTGGGTTTGAGGAGATCCATGTATCTGTTTACTATGCTCATTTGGTTGCCAACCCTCACATTGCTAGAGCTTTTGACGGACTTCCTTTCGAAAAGAAGATGCATTGGGTCCACTTGTTCATTAATGAGAAGTTTCCTAGATCAATGTAG